The Nicotiana tomentosiformis chromosome 2, ASM39032v3, whole genome shotgun sequence genome includes the window GAGGGAGAGTTCATGTATTTATAGCCAAAACGTTGGGTAATACTGAAGAGGGTAATAAAGAGTTTGTAACTCTTCAGGTATGGTTGTTTTATAAAACAGCCATTTACGCAAACTGCCAAATCCAAATTAAAACGAAAAAAACAAAACGGAGGAGAAAATTAAATTACCATTACAGAAACAGTCTAATTTGGATTAAATAATATTgcgttaattttaaaaattaaatttggtccaaaaagtCAATCAATCAATGAATCCTTGATCCAAATCCAAAGCCAAGCGACGACAACGATGCAAGCCTTcttctttaagagctagaagaagtgcaattgtatatatgcTCATCAAAACTCTTtttttcctccaatatgggacaatgtcctttgtcaaagaggaaaattaaaaaaaaaaaaaaatttccctccatttcccattcactctATTTTAAGCTCTAAAAAGCTTAAATccaaaaacacaaaaatagtaCTGGTACTAATTAATACTAGTATTTTCAGCAGAAAATATTCAGAATTGTTAATCGATAATCCATACCAATGTTGGATGCTGAAAGCCTTACAGAGGGAGCGTATCAAAATCTACCAAAATCTTCAGTATAATCAAAATATTCTATTGCTGTTTGTCAGTCATTAGTAAAGTCATTTTGTCCCATTTCCCACACCAATGGAGACCAAATCCAACCTGATTTGATCACGTCCACGTTTCTTGCCCCCCGAAAATGGCAGAAGCTAAAGAACCTAATAGCTATAGATGAGAACTACTTTTTCCAGTGAGACTAGTATTTTATTGCTTGTACATCTCAAGATTGCAAATCTTTCTTCAAGATATACATATAAGAGAAACCAAGATTACAAATCTTTCATAGATAATGTACAGGAAGTCGTCCACGTCCATCTAAATACAATTTTTGGATTAAAGCATGACCAAATTTATACTTTACCATAAAACTCGCAcgactaaaataaaagctaaaatttGAATCCAGTATCATATATGTTCAGACAATATAATGCAGTAAAATTCTTCAACCCAACGACAAATATAGCTAGCTCAAATCAGGATATAGAATGACGCCTATCTTTACTTGGTTTATTTCGGCCTTTGTTGGCTGTGAGTCCATCTGCTCGAATAAATTTTCCAAGCTTTTTGGATACTGAGCTAATGAAATTAGATGGTTTTCTTGGCAAAGGAGGTTTATCAGCAGATGGATGAGTGATGACCAAAGGGCTGCTAGCAGCTGATTTGTTTGAAGGTTTTTCAATTTCTTTCAACCTCATTTTCATCTTTAGCAACTCAAATTTCAGCTCCTGATTTTCTCGTTTTAGACTAGAGACCTCATCTGAAACAGGAGGGATATCAATGGAGAAGTGATTCGTTTTAGAAGGAATTAGAGTTGGAGGTTCAGTTGCTACAAGTTGGCTCCCGTCCATGACCTCACGAAGGCGTTGCTGCTCGTAGTAAAGTACTTGCACAACTGTCTGAACAGGGAGCCTATCATTTTGAGCAGCATGAGCACAAGCCTCTCTAGATAGCTTTTGACAGTCCATAACACCGCAAACTTTTTTTCTTTCCATGTCACTTAGAGCTGGATGTGCCTTCAAATTATGCAACACCAAAAACATTACACAAGATTTTAATTGATGATACCAATATCATGTTAGCTTGGTTCCACACTTTTATTCTGCATTTTAACGACCTGAAACTTTGTTCAAGAATATATTTGATGTACTGACCAAACATGTGAACATCATCAACTGGGATTTCACAATAAGATCTTGTTATTACGTGACCGGGCAGCAATAAGATTCAGAGCTTCTGTAGCGAGAACCTATTGAGTCCATCATTATCTCTTTTTTTAAATTAGAGAGAGTAACAGGGGAGTGCAGTTTACATATCTATGAGCTTATATATACAGCTTCTTCTTTAGGATAAGATACCATATATGAACTATGTATTGGCATGCCAAATTTTTTAGGATGTTATTACTAGTTTGACCTAAAACTGAAAGGAGAAAAGTCCACGTCAACAAGCAAACTCAAGATCCTTATTAAGGTTTCAAATGATAGAAAAGACCTCAAGTATGAATACCTATAAACAGCAAGGCCTGCACATAGACAAGAGAAAACAAAGCCACCACACTGTAGTGATGAACCTCTACCAAGTTTCTTAGTTTTTTGAAATTATGGGTTCAAaccttaaaatttataattttttttaaaaaaaaaaattgtgagtTCAATTGATCCCATGTTCAAAACTATAGGTCTGCCCTGGTACAGAATAGATGCACCATGAGATAGATGTTTGGGAAAGGGGAAAATATGAGATTTGAAACTCCGGACAACATCAGCCTCATAAAATGGTTGTAGGGTAAAGGAGTATAAGACATGGGATTGGGTCAAAATCACAAGGCTGGCCGAGCAATGCCTGCAAGGCAAGGATTCTGTGACGACGAATGGTTCTTCATTGGTGACATATTTTCTGATTTTGCTTATTCCCAAAATCATCTCTCGGACTGAATTGTGTTAGCACCAAGAACAACATTTCTATAGAAGGTATCCCAACCAAGATCATTAAGTTTAGCATGCCAATTACCATGTAGCAATCAGGACCAAAAGGTTTTCTCCTTTTCTAAACATGATCTAAATCTATGAAAATGCTCCTGTATGTGTAAATATGCAtagaaaaattataattaataaGGTGTTTCATCGCGCAtaccttcaaataaatatcaataGCCCTGTACATCCCATCTTCAGTGATCTTTGCTTGCTCTGGGATGACTTCAGCAAgactaatgaattttgaaacggATAGATTACGGTCTGAGGCTATTTCAGCAAGGTAATTTTCCATAAGTTTCCCAACCCGCTCCATGTCACTTAATGAAGGAGACACATACTCCTCATCTCCCAATCGACTTCCATCCATTTCATTGTCAAGGAAATTCATGATGATACGCTGCACGGTTTCAACATCAAACAATGTATCCCCTGTGAAGGAATATGAAGGAATTAACAGATCATCTAATACAGCCTGACCAAGCTGCAATGACATTCTCTTCTCCAAGTCAAGTCTGCAAGCAACCGTGGTTTCTAGATATATTGCAGCTCGGAGCAGCATTGACAGAAAGCTAACTGACAATGCATTTTTCTCCCTTGGCAGAAAACTAACAATTGTTTCTAAAACAACCCTCTTTTCATGTTCTTGTTTTGGCTCAATTTTTTTCCTTCCCTTTCCAAATATTTCCTGTGATAAACAAAAAAGTTTACTATTTGCATAAATATTTCATTTTAACCAAATAATCCAGAGTATATTATAGGACAAGGCCTCACCAAACCTCGAAGAGACTTCTGTGCATAGAGCATTAATATTGGTCCAAGTGCATACTGCTTGAATCCTCTTCCCATCATTGCAATTAGAACCCTTTGGAAAAAATCAATTCTAAGGACAGTTAAATCCTCAGCCCACCAATCAACCATAGGCTTCGGGTTTGAAAACGTGGACGAATTCAATCCGTTAGTACCAGGCTCTGCTCGACCTGATGTGCAGAATTGGTTATCCTTGCATGCAATATATGCAATTGTGTCGATGCATCGACTAACTAGTTTTACTTTCTCTGCAATGGGAAGAAGGCTTTCGGAAGAATGCAAAATTGAAACTGCGCCAGCTAGGCTTTTAAGAGCAACTTCATTTAAGTAGGCCTCAGTTCTTCCAACCAAATTCCCAACTGCATAGTCTTCTGTCATCTCAAGATATTCCGCTGTGCATCTCAGCAAGGCAATGTTTTCTGTGCTTATCTCAAAATTTATTCCATAACAAAATTTTGCGGCAAGTTCAAATGCGTCTGATCCACCGGGTATATCAGGGATTTCGACTGTAGAAACATCAGCATCGTTGGATTCTGAGATAATCTTCCTTATGTATCCACTCTTTGAGACTAAAGGGAACTGCATGGAACACAATAAATCATTATTG containing:
- the LOC104118530 gene encoding BTB/POZ domain-containing protein SR1IP1 produces the protein MADLDSDGIEQPSGVNNMSTTKKELLSTAMKRTSDWIFSQEIPSDVTVNAGGSAFSLHKFPLVSKSGYIRKIISESNDADVSTVEIPDIPGGSDAFELAAKFCYGINFEISTENIALLRCTAEYLEMTEDYAVGNLVGRTEAYLNEVALKSLAGAVSILHSSESLLPIAEKVKLVSRCIDTIAYIACKDNQFCTSGRAEPGTNGLNSSTFSNPKPMVDWWAEDLTVLRIDFFQRVLIAMMGRGFKQYALGPILMLYAQKSLRGLEIFGKGRKKIEPKQEHEKRVVLETIVSFLPREKNALSVSFLSMLLRAAIYLETTVACRLDLEKRMSLQLGQAVLDDLLIPSYSFTGDTLFDVETVQRIIMNFLDNEMDGSRLGDEEYVSPSLSDMERVGKLMENYLAEIASDRNLSVSKFISLAEVIPEQAKITEDGMYRAIDIYLKAHPALSDMERKKVCGVMDCQKLSREACAHAAQNDRLPVQTVVQVLYYEQQRLREVMDGSQLVATEPPTLIPSKTNHFSIDIPPVSDEVSSLKRENQELKFELLKMKMRLKEIEKPSNKSAASSPLVITHPSADKPPLPRKPSNFISSVSKKLGKFIRADGLTANKGRNKPSKDRRHSIS